Below is a genomic region from Geoglobus acetivorans.
TCATATAAATAGGTTGCAGAAGTGTCGAAAATTTGCTCAAATCCGGTCATATTTTTTATTTAACAGTGTTATACTTTTAGCATCTCAGATTAATGAAAGCATGCAGTAAATGGAAAAGAAAAATCCGGGCTTCAAATCAAAAATTTTTAAAATTCCACTATACTAACAACCCCATCCTCGTATATCGCATAGCTTCTTTTACCTGTCAGATATCCGCAGGACTCTCCGGGGTTTATTACAAGTTTGCTGCCATCTCTGACTATCCTGGCCTCGTGCGTGTGGCCGGTAACCACGATATCGTATTTCTTCTCCAGAATCTTCAGCAAGCCCGGATTAGTGCCGTGATAGACTGCAATGCCCTCTGCATAAACAACCTCTCCCGAAACCCATCCCATTTCCAGTGCGATTTCTGTCAGCTTGCTCCTGTCACCGTCGTTGTTTCCAAAAGCAATGTACAGTTTTTCAATCTCTGAAAACCTTCTCAATGCGAATGGAGAGATCACATCTCCAGCGTGTACAAAAAAGTCGACCTTTTCATTTTTTATTTCCGAAATCAGGTCATTTATGGCGTCAATGCTGTCGTGGGTGTCTGAAAAGGCGACGAACTTCATGTTCTCAATACTCTTTGGAGAAATAATAAGGTTTATCCTCCTAGCTCAGAGACCGCATGCAGATTCAAGCATGCAGATCGCCTTGTATGTGGCGTAAAGACTCGTTTTGGGCGTATCGCCAAATCCGGCAAATCTCGCTTCTGCACGTTCGAAGATTTTGAGGGTCTCTTTTTCGAATTCGCCATGAGGGAATGCCCCAATACAAACTGTTATATTTTTGACCCCCCTCTCAAGCAACGCTTTCCGGTCATGGCCTTCTCTCAGGACCACAGTATTTTCGGTGAGGAGTTCTGGCAGAGAGAGGTCTGTAAAACTCAGAAGAATCTCATCTCCTGAGGAAATCGTTTTTTTCCTGAACAGGTCTTCCATCAAACCCACAAACCGGTTGTAGTTTCTGGGAATTCTCGTCCTGCAATTCACCATGATGACCTCGCCTTTGAGTGTATGGATATAGATTTCCGGTTTAAGTGCGGAATCCAGCACCGCCAGCAGACACTGGTGAATTATGTCTGGCCTGCCCCTTTTTTCTCGATTTTCAATGTTTTTCATGGCCTGATGATGTCTGGAGTCATCAAGAATCATAGTTTCGGGACTCTTTTTTCTCCTTTTGGCGTCACGCATGATTGCGGGGTGGTTGGAGATCTCTTCAGGTATTGTTTCAAGAGATGCCTCTACAAAAATAAACCTCATGAATGACGTTTTGAAATAGTCGTATTGAAATTTTACGCTTCCCTCACAATACTGACGCATTTTGTCGGGCAGATTTTCTCACATTTCCTGCATCCAATGCATTTCTCCTGATTTACCGGGAATGGCATCGGCTTTTTGAATTTCCTTCCAAGGAAGTTGAACTCGACCATTCTCCACTCCCAGACGCCCTGATCACACACATCAATACACTCCCCAGCGCCACCGCATCTCCTCGCATCGAATTCCACTTTGAACATAACTCCTCCGAAAAAGCTATTTGATTAAAAACAGGTTCTGGTTTTGATGGACAATAACAAAACCGACCTCCTGCAGATGATTGGTGAGCTGAAAAACTTTCCGGGCATAATCAGAAAAAGGCATGCTGGACTTTTCAGGGATCTCACATCAGATTTCTTTGGAGAGGATGCAGGGTACTTTGAGCTTGGAGATTATGATGTGGTGATCACCGCCGACGGAATCTGGCACAGGGTACTGGAAGCAGACCTTTACTGGGGGGGTTTTGTTTCAATACTCGTGAACATCCACGACATCTACGCAATGGGTGCCAGGCCGGTGATGGCGGTGAACGTCGTTTCGGCGAGAGATGAAAAAAGCCTGCTTGAAATTAAAAGGGGAATGAAGGATGCTGTGGAAAAGTTTGGCGTGAGGGTCGTGAAGGGACATGTTCATCCGGATGCAAATGAGAATTCTGTGGATGTTGCGATGCTCGGGATTGCGAGGAAAGGAATGATAATCAGATCAAACGGAGCAAGAGATGGGGATTACATTATTGCGGCCGTTGATGTTGATGGCAGCCCTCACAGACTGCTTCCTCTGAATTTCGACTCCACGAACAAACCGGGCAAAGTTCTGATACACCAGCTGGAATCTATGGTTGAGCTTGCAGAAAAAAAACTTGTCAATGCCGGGAAAGACATAAGCAATGCCGGAATTTTGGGCACCGTGGCAATGATGCTGGAGTCAAGCGGTAAAGGAGGTTACATTGACCTGAGGAGACTGCCCCTCCCTGAAAACATCTCGCTGATTCAGTGGCTTAAAACATATCCTGCCTGCGGTTTTGTTGTTTCTGCCGGGAATCCTGACCGGGTT
It encodes:
- a CDS encoding metallophosphoesterase; its protein translation is MKFVAFSDTHDSIDAINDLISEIKNEKVDFFVHAGDVISPFALRRFSEIEKLYIAFGNNDGDRSKLTEIALEMGWVSGEVVYAEGIAVYHGTNPGLLKILEKKYDIVVTGHTHEARIVRDGSKLVINPGESCGYLTGKRSYAIYEDGVVSIVEF
- a CDS encoding 16S rRNA methyltransferase; protein product: MRFIFVEASLETIPEEISNHPAIMRDAKRRKKSPETMILDDSRHHQAMKNIENREKRGRPDIIHQCLLAVLDSALKPEIYIHTLKGEVIMVNCRTRIPRNYNRFVGLMEDLFRKKTISSGDEILLSFTDLSLPELLTENTVVLREGHDRKALLERGVKNITVCIGAFPHGEFEKETLKIFERAEARFAGFGDTPKTSLYATYKAICMLESACGL
- a CDS encoding 4Fe-4S dicluster domain-containing protein, with product MFKVEFDARRCGGAGECIDVCDQGVWEWRMVEFNFLGRKFKKPMPFPVNQEKCIGCRKCEKICPTKCVSIVREA
- a CDS encoding AIR synthase related protein; protein product: MDNNKTDLLQMIGELKNFPGIIRKRHAGLFRDLTSDFFGEDAGYFELGDYDVVITADGIWHRVLEADLYWGGFVSILVNIHDIYAMGARPVMAVNVVSARDEKSLLEIKRGMKDAVEKFGVRVVKGHVHPDANENSVDVAMLGIARKGMIIRSNGARDGDYIIAAVDVDGSPHRLLPLNFDSTNKPGKVLIHQLESMVELAEKKLVNAGKDISNAGILGTVAMMLESSGKGGYIDLRRLPLPENISLIQWLKTYPACGFVVSAGNPDRVLEVFRNHGLCAEVIGRVDDSHELKLRDGVDEAIFFDFRNESIFGLK